From Lujinxingia vulgaris, a single genomic window includes:
- a CDS encoding esterase/lipase family protein, whose translation MAHHHVYLVAGFFGFSNLGGITYFHHVREALQTAFERAGHSVEVHSIPTLPTGSIRRRAAVLAEVIARSAGERGPIHLVGHSTGGLDTRLLVTPGVSLPAGEGIDVEVLARRVRSVTTVASPHLGTPMASFFNNFFGENILRAISLGTIYTLRFGRLPLRALIELAGIVTRLDRLVGLDNTILDQFYHELFKDFDAERRDEISAFLDEIRVDRSVVGQLTPGAIDLFNASTGDRRSVRYGSVVTRAPGFSPKTTLRLGVDAYAHASHVLFRALQIITARSGDYPPLKPDQRQVLLEAYGSLPGRRESDGVVPTLSQVWGEVIHATVADHLDVCGHFNDAHHTPPHVDWFISGSAFTRDRFDRLWDDVAAFQLASLR comes from the coding sequence ATGGCTCATCACCACGTTTATCTGGTCGCAGGTTTCTTCGGGTTCTCCAACCTGGGCGGAATTACCTACTTTCACCACGTGCGCGAGGCCCTGCAGACGGCCTTTGAGCGGGCGGGCCACAGCGTGGAAGTCCACAGCATACCCACATTGCCCACCGGGTCGATCAGGCGGCGGGCGGCGGTGTTGGCCGAAGTGATCGCCCGGAGCGCCGGGGAGCGCGGCCCGATTCACCTTGTCGGCCATTCCACCGGCGGGCTCGACACTCGCCTGCTGGTCACCCCCGGCGTCTCATTGCCCGCCGGAGAGGGCATCGACGTGGAAGTCCTGGCCCGCCGGGTGCGCTCGGTGACCACCGTGGCCAGCCCGCACCTGGGCACGCCGATGGCCTCGTTTTTCAACAACTTCTTTGGCGAGAACATCCTTCGCGCCATCTCGCTGGGCACGATCTACACGCTGCGTTTCGGGAGGTTGCCGCTGCGCGCGTTGATCGAGCTCGCCGGCATCGTCACCCGCCTCGACCGCCTGGTAGGGCTCGATAACACGATCCTCGACCAGTTCTACCACGAGCTCTTTAAGGATTTTGACGCCGAGCGACGCGATGAGATCAGCGCCTTCCTCGACGAGATCCGGGTGGATCGCTCGGTCGTCGGGCAGCTGACTCCCGGTGCGATCGATCTTTTTAACGCGTCGACCGGCGATCGCCGCTCGGTGCGCTACGGCTCGGTGGTCACCCGGGCGCCGGGCTTCTCGCCAAAAACGACTTTGCGCCTGGGCGTGGATGCCTACGCCCATGCCTCGCATGTGCTCTTTCGGGCGCTGCAGATTATCACCGCCCGCAGCGGCGACTACCCTCCCTTAAAACCCGACCAGCGCCAGGTGCTCCTGGAGGCCTACGGGAGCCTGCCCGGGCGGCGCGAGAGCGACGGCGTGGTGCCCACCCTCTCGCAGGTCTGGGGCGAGGTGATTCACGCCACGGTGGCCGACCACCTCGATGTGTGCGGACATTTTAATGATGCCCACCACACCCCGCCCCACGTCGACTGGTTTATCTCCGGCTCGGCGTTCACGCGCGATCGCTTCGACCGCCTCTGGGACGACGTCGCGGCCTTCCAGCTCGCCAGCCTGCGCTGA
- a CDS encoding serine/threonine protein kinase, translating to MMNLPELGDVIDDTYEIRDILGKGGMGAVYLARQINMDRDVAMKILVASGPKFEEMVKRFRREVMAIRNLSHPNTVRIYDFRDDPEGLLYYTMEALRGETLKDLMRREGPISPKRVKHVVRQVLKSLSEAHSYGIVHRDLKPANIMLVDMHGETDFAKVLDFGIAKVFSESDDDEELTSAGIVVGTLRYMAPEQIAEKHVGPPTDLYGLGLIAIEMLSGQSVFAGTGQWNLIHQQISDDPVPIPEAILNTALGQVLKTCVEKSYEARFPTADAMLKALDQIPESALETAPLFERAPGGEGFVAAGGAKAAPVDDAATMITESPFAADGSMPAPSAAAPVGQPQRVGREPAITGNFGASAAAASQPVSGSFGAPAAQSQPFATAPGAEALPQMGTFQSPEKPASKSKALPIAAILILLLAGGGAAWVLTQGGGEGGEEAVAQATAEPTAGQPQAGDAPAPEAAAQPEEAAAAEAGTAEAETQLVRVRSEGVRAMVFAGDELMGRTPISIEVGDAPVALRLEATGFETLTTVLEPGGPAEVDLALIEEEGTEQEEEEVVAEREEASSARASSESERSSGSRSGASGRDSGARSERGGDTRRAAEQAQEPAEEQAAAPADDGWVDLGAVAPREDDSKKKKTAPADDGWVDIAAPAPQEEKKEEVDIPLF from the coding sequence ATGATGAACCTGCCCGAGCTTGGTGACGTCATCGACGACACCTATGAGATTCGCGACATCCTTGGAAAAGGAGGCATGGGGGCGGTGTATCTGGCCCGCCAGATCAACATGGACCGCGATGTCGCCATGAAGATCCTGGTGGCCAGCGGCCCGAAGTTCGAAGAGATGGTCAAGCGATTCCGCCGCGAGGTCATGGCGATTCGCAACCTCTCGCACCCCAACACGGTGCGCATCTACGACTTCCGCGATGACCCCGAGGGGCTGCTCTACTACACGATGGAGGCGCTGCGCGGAGAGACGCTCAAAGATCTGATGCGCCGCGAGGGGCCCATCTCGCCCAAACGCGTCAAGCACGTGGTGCGTCAGGTGCTCAAGAGCCTCTCGGAGGCGCATAGCTACGGGATTGTGCACCGCGACTTGAAGCCGGCCAACATCATGCTGGTCGACATGCACGGGGAGACCGACTTTGCCAAAGTCCTCGACTTTGGCATCGCCAAGGTGTTCTCGGAGTCGGATGACGACGAGGAGCTGACCTCGGCGGGCATCGTGGTCGGGACGCTGCGCTATATGGCGCCCGAGCAGATCGCCGAGAAGCACGTCGGGCCGCCGACCGACCTCTACGGGCTGGGGCTTATCGCCATCGAGATGCTCTCCGGTCAGAGCGTGTTTGCGGGCACTGGCCAGTGGAATCTGATCCATCAGCAGATCAGCGATGATCCGGTGCCGATCCCCGAGGCGATCCTCAATACGGCGCTGGGCCAGGTGCTCAAGACCTGTGTGGAGAAGAGTTACGAGGCGCGTTTTCCCACTGCCGATGCGATGCTCAAGGCGCTCGACCAGATTCCGGAGAGCGCGCTGGAGACGGCGCCGCTCTTTGAGCGGGCGCCCGGTGGCGAGGGCTTTGTGGCGGCCGGTGGTGCGAAGGCCGCGCCGGTGGATGACGCCGCGACGATGATCACCGAGTCGCCTTTTGCGGCCGACGGCTCCATGCCCGCGCCGAGCGCAGCAGCGCCGGTCGGGCAGCCGCAGCGTGTGGGCCGTGAGCCGGCGATCACCGGCAACTTCGGGGCCTCAGCCGCCGCCGCGAGCCAGCCGGTGTCGGGGAGTTTCGGGGCGCCGGCGGCCCAGTCGCAGCCTTTTGCCACGGCGCCCGGCGCCGAAGCGCTGCCGCAGATGGGCACCTTTCAGAGCCCGGAAAAGCCGGCGTCCAAAAGCAAAGCGCTGCCGATCGCGGCGATCCTCATTCTCTTGCTCGCCGGCGGCGGTGCCGCCTGGGTGTTGACCCAGGGAGGTGGTGAGGGCGGCGAGGAGGCCGTCGCGCAGGCCACGGCCGAGCCGACCGCGGGTCAGCCTCAGGCCGGCGATGCGCCGGCACCTGAAGCTGCAGCACAGCCCGAGGAGGCGGCGGCTGCGGAGGCCGGCACGGCCGAGGCCGAGACGCAGCTTGTGCGGGTGCGCAGCGAGGGCGTACGCGCGATGGTTTTTGCCGGCGATGAGCTGATGGGGCGCACCCCGATCAGCATCGAGGTTGGCGATGCGCCGGTGGCGCTTCGCCTGGAGGCCACGGGTTTTGAGACGCTGACCACGGTGCTGGAGCCGGGCGGCCCTGCCGAGGTCGATCTGGCGCTCATCGAAGAGGAGGGCACCGAGCAGGAGGAAGAGGAGGTTGTGGCCGAGCGCGAAGAAGCCTCTTCAGCGCGGGCATCCTCGGAGTCGGAGCGTTCTTCGGGCAGCCGGAGCGGGGCGTCGGGGCGCGACTCGGGGGCGCGGTCGGAGCGCGGTGGCGACACCCGACGTGCAGCTGAGCAGGCTCAGGAGCCCGCCGAGGAGCAGGCCGCTGCACCGGCCGATGATGGCTGGGTGGATCTGGGCGCGGTCGCACCTCGCGAAGACGATTCGAAGAAGAAAAAGACCGCGCCCGCAGACGACGGCTGGGTCGACATCGCCGCGCCCGCGCCGCAAGAAGAGAAGAAAGAAGAGGTCGATATTCCGCTCTTCTGA
- a CDS encoding serine/threonine-protein kinase — MRVEEAPQVGDTLAQRYQLLEEIGSGGFGIIFRAHDLREPRELAIKILHAAGNQLDQQQLEQRFEREAIMASALQHPHSIRQYEHGRCPQCGALYIAMELLSGETLSERIVRCGTFEPALVARVARGVLRALSAAHALDIVHRDLKPANIMLCDFEGERDFVKVLDFGIAKTMLGNHDLTSAGMTLGSPTYMPPELLLGKAPVPASDLYSLGLTLAETIIGSPLVQGATPLERARIQIAPTPLPAPEVLARHPLWPWLSRALAKDVDQRYASAEAMLRALDQVMPPPREPATIRSQAINVDATTELAAERTQEMSAVGPEAQDEAATMVMEALPAGMLEQYRQNPDFGADATQEMALDDEPDTNTDMLPLFERLESDADATEMMENPLETLRQMKERGEGPFGPDATAGANAGSQPTPAPSPARPVAQAQRPTYPTAPPQPASRGFGPSVDLQPAQAGPQPPAPGLSAPTTSRTSKPTWLTPLNIIVALLCVVALVLFVIFLLS, encoded by the coding sequence ATGCGGGTCGAAGAGGCACCACAGGTCGGAGATACCCTCGCGCAGCGCTACCAGCTGCTCGAAGAGATCGGCAGCGGGGGTTTTGGCATCATCTTCCGGGCCCACGATCTTCGGGAGCCTCGCGAGCTGGCCATCAAAATCTTGCACGCCGCCGGCAATCAGCTCGATCAGCAACAGCTGGAGCAACGCTTTGAGCGCGAAGCGATCATGGCCAGCGCACTGCAACACCCCCACTCCATTCGTCAGTACGAGCACGGGCGCTGCCCGCAGTGCGGCGCGCTCTACATCGCCATGGAGCTGCTCAGTGGCGAGACGCTCTCCGAGCGCATCGTGCGCTGCGGCACCTTTGAGCCGGCGCTGGTCGCGCGGGTGGCTCGCGGGGTGCTTCGGGCGCTGAGCGCGGCGCACGCACTCGACATCGTGCACCGCGACTTAAAGCCGGCCAACATCATGCTCTGCGACTTCGAGGGAGAGCGAGACTTCGTCAAAGTCCTCGACTTCGGCATCGCCAAGACCATGCTCGGCAACCACGATCTGACCTCGGCAGGCATGACGCTGGGAAGCCCCACCTACATGCCCCCGGAGCTCTTGCTGGGCAAGGCGCCGGTCCCGGCCAGTGATCTCTATTCGCTGGGGCTGACCCTGGCCGAGACGATCATCGGCTCGCCACTGGTCCAGGGGGCCACGCCCCTGGAGCGCGCGCGCATCCAGATCGCCCCCACGCCCCTCCCCGCCCCGGAGGTTCTGGCACGCCATCCTCTCTGGCCCTGGCTCTCACGCGCGCTGGCCAAAGATGTGGACCAGCGCTACGCCAGCGCCGAGGCGATGCTGCGCGCGCTCGACCAGGTGATGCCGCCTCCTCGGGAGCCGGCCACCATTCGCAGCCAGGCCATCAACGTCGACGCCACCACCGAGCTGGCTGCCGAGCGCACCCAGGAGATGAGCGCCGTTGGCCCGGAGGCGCAGGACGAGGCCGCCACCATGGTCATGGAGGCGCTTCCGGCCGGAATGCTCGAGCAGTACCGCCAGAACCCCGACTTCGGGGCGGACGCCACCCAGGAGATGGCTCTGGACGATGAGCCCGACACCAACACCGACATGCTCCCACTCTTTGAGCGTCTGGAGAGCGACGCCGACGCCACCGAGATGATGGAGAACCCCCTGGAAACACTGCGCCAGATGAAGGAGCGCGGTGAGGGCCCCTTCGGCCCCGATGCGACCGCCGGCGCCAATGCAGGCTCCCAACCCACGCCCGCCCCTTCCCCGGCCAGGCCTGTGGCCCAGGCACAACGCCCGACCTACCCCACCGCGCCTCCCCAGCCGGCCAGCCGCGGCTTTGGCCCCTCCGTCGACCTCCAGCCCGCTCAGGCCGGCCCGCAGCCCCCCGCTCCGGGCCTGAGCGCCCCGACGACCTCCCGCACCTCAAAGCCGACCTGGCTGACTCCCCTGAACATCATCGTCGCCCTGCTCTGCGTCGTGGCGCTGGTTCTTTTTGTGATCTTCCTGCTGAGCTGA
- the rpsU gene encoding 30S ribosomal protein S21: MARRDDKLGPLEVEVRDNNVNRAINRLKREIGREGVSRELKRRRFYEKPSVAKRRKQREAERRRRKEERRRENR; the protein is encoded by the coding sequence ATGGCCCGACGAGACGATAAGCTCGGCCCCCTCGAAGTTGAAGTTCGCGACAACAACGTCAACCGCGCGATCAACCGCCTCAAGCGTGAGATCGGTCGTGAAGGCGTCAGCCGTGAGCTTAAGCGCCGCCGCTTCTACGAGAAGCCCAGCGTCGCCAAGCGCCGCAAGCAGCGCGAAGCGGAGCGCCGCCGCCGTAAGGAAGAGCGTCGCCGCGAGAACCGCTAA
- a CDS encoding PEGA domain-containing protein has product MVTKIATALTVMALTTAMMAGSAVAQEPVTKQELADSDLATLVQLAREAYEAGEYDVAIERLLLANRKEPDPRLLLNVARSYAQAGDCSTSLVYYAAFIRHPAAQEELIASAQQALDAGKAECADFSEELGGRIMFESEPMFARVYIDDAFVGTTPTERAGMTPGTYQVRVELDGYADFTREIEVVAQQDATVGALLEEPPAEEEPVATPQIEEPAEVEEAGAPVNYVAYGLLGAGTLALANGLVFDLVVIPGIDEERSQLEPNQTEEYNELTQRRQSRANIAIGSYVAGGLLIAGGGAWLLYDYMTQNSANDTSDEDAIQRRLGLRVAPAIGKESAGFVLGGHF; this is encoded by the coding sequence GTGGTAACTAAGATTGCAACAGCCCTGACGGTGATGGCGCTGACGACGGCGATGATGGCCGGCTCGGCCGTAGCCCAGGAGCCGGTGACCAAGCAGGAGTTGGCCGACTCGGATTTGGCCACCCTCGTTCAGCTCGCGCGCGAGGCCTACGAGGCCGGCGAGTACGATGTGGCCATCGAGCGCCTGCTGCTCGCCAACCGCAAAGAGCCCGATCCTCGCCTCCTGCTCAACGTGGCGCGCAGCTACGCACAGGCCGGCGATTGCTCAACGAGCCTGGTGTACTACGCGGCGTTTATTCGCCATCCCGCCGCCCAGGAAGAGCTCATCGCCAGCGCTCAACAGGCGCTCGATGCGGGCAAAGCGGAGTGTGCCGACTTCAGCGAAGAGCTCGGCGGCCGAATCATGTTTGAGTCGGAGCCGATGTTTGCCCGCGTCTACATCGACGATGCGTTCGTTGGCACCACCCCCACCGAGCGTGCCGGGATGACCCCGGGCACCTACCAGGTGCGCGTGGAGCTCGATGGCTACGCCGACTTCACCCGCGAGATCGAAGTCGTCGCCCAGCAGGACGCCACCGTCGGCGCGCTGCTCGAAGAACCCCCGGCCGAAGAAGAGCCCGTGGCGACCCCGCAGATCGAAGAGCCGGCGGAGGTTGAGGAGGCAGGCGCGCCCGTTAACTACGTGGCTTACGGACTTCTCGGCGCGGGTACGCTCGCGCTGGCCAACGGCCTGGTCTTCGACCTGGTCGTCATCCCCGGCATCGACGAGGAGCGCAGCCAGCTCGAGCCCAACCAGACCGAAGAGTACAACGAGCTGACCCAGCGTCGGCAGAGCCGCGCGAACATCGCCATCGGAAGTTACGTCGCCGGCGGACTTCTGATCGCAGGTGGTGGCGCGTGGTTGCTCTACGACTACATGACCCAGAACAGCGCGAATGACACCTCCGATGAAGACGCGATCCAGCGCCGCCTGGGGCTGCGCGTGGCGCCTGCCATCGGCAAGGAGAGCGCCGGGTTTGTACTGGGCGGGCACTTCTAA
- a CDS encoding fused MFS/spermidine synthase translates to MRYLLYALTLLLSSSLLFFVQPMVAKMVTPVLGGSPAVWNTCMVFFQALLLGGYVYAHASTRWLGTRRQSLVHLAVMIVGVLFLPIGFEPPTDATSLENPALWLLGALFLGVGWPFFVISTSAPLLQKWFSTTDHPDAADPYHLYAASNVGSFFGLVAYPFLIEPRIGVQAQTTLWMICYVVLIAAVAGCALALWRSAEPEAAASEASPPAAVLPLSWGRRGRWVLWAFIPSSMMLAVTSFVTTDIAPVPMLWIPPLAIYLLSFVLVFARVEWFRSLPVFTLFPLTLLGLGAMLFVQLGSPLEWVAGIHFLGLLIISLVFHGLMAADRPATRHLTEFFCWMSVGGALGGVFNALLAPLIFDRLLDYPALLVIAALAFPPALYSRRAVQITLLIGAALAGYLVGRDVMIYLGLERSRELATLAAVALSLGIPTVIAFTRARVLTPALLSVPLLISTFYLGQPEGNELHAERSFFAANQVVKTPDGGYHKLYNGTTLHGVQAQDDEFRLVPLSYYYLTGPLGQLFEVLSKRPERHPFAVVGLGTGAIAAYTHRGQEADFFEIDQAIARIARDPRYFTYLEDCPGECEVILGDGRLQLAQMPDERYELIVLDAYSSTAIPVHLLTLEAVEMYLKKLTPDGILAFHISNRHLDLQPPLTRIAGELGLVVRGRDHWVDANDPVYNLYVDGSDWVMMAKNEEAFGAIIDHPSWHEYKPEPRLRVWTDDYANIFDAYILDF, encoded by the coding sequence ATGCGTTATCTTCTCTACGCCCTGACGCTGCTCTTGAGCTCTTCGCTTCTCTTCTTTGTGCAGCCGATGGTCGCCAAGATGGTCACCCCGGTGTTGGGCGGATCACCGGCGGTCTGGAACACCTGCATGGTGTTTTTTCAGGCGTTGCTGCTCGGTGGCTACGTCTATGCGCACGCCTCCACGCGGTGGCTGGGCACACGCCGGCAGTCGCTGGTGCACCTGGCGGTGATGATCGTCGGGGTGCTCTTTTTGCCCATCGGTTTTGAGCCGCCCACCGATGCGACGAGCCTGGAAAACCCGGCGCTGTGGCTTCTGGGGGCGCTTTTTCTGGGGGTGGGCTGGCCCTTTTTTGTGATCTCGACCAGCGCACCGCTTCTGCAAAAGTGGTTCTCCACCACCGACCACCCGGACGCGGCCGACCCTTACCATCTCTATGCAGCGAGCAACGTGGGGAGTTTTTTCGGCCTTGTGGCCTACCCCTTTTTGATCGAGCCGCGCATCGGGGTTCAGGCGCAGACGACGCTGTGGATGATCTGCTACGTGGTGTTGATCGCGGCGGTGGCCGGGTGCGCGCTGGCGCTGTGGCGCAGCGCGGAGCCTGAAGCGGCGGCGAGCGAAGCGAGCCCGCCTGCGGCAGTGCTGCCGCTGAGTTGGGGACGGCGCGGCCGCTGGGTGCTGTGGGCCTTCATTCCCTCCAGCATGATGTTGGCAGTGACCAGTTTTGTGACCACCGACATCGCGCCGGTGCCGATGTTGTGGATTCCCCCCCTGGCCATCTACCTGCTCTCCTTTGTGCTGGTCTTTGCCCGGGTGGAGTGGTTCCGCTCACTGCCAGTCTTCACCCTCTTTCCGCTGACGCTGCTGGGGCTCGGAGCGATGCTCTTCGTGCAGCTTGGCAGCCCGCTGGAGTGGGTCGCCGGCATCCATTTTCTCGGCCTGCTCATCATCTCGCTGGTCTTTCATGGCTTGATGGCTGCCGACCGCCCGGCGACCCGTCACCTCACCGAGTTCTTCTGCTGGATGTCCGTGGGAGGCGCGCTGGGCGGGGTCTTTAACGCCCTGCTCGCCCCGCTGATCTTCGATCGCCTGCTCGATTATCCGGCGCTCCTTGTGATCGCAGCACTGGCCTTTCCGCCGGCGCTTTACAGCCGGCGCGCGGTGCAGATCACGCTGCTGATAGGCGCGGCCCTGGCCGGCTATCTGGTGGGCCGCGACGTGATGATCTACCTGGGGCTGGAGCGCTCCCGCGAGCTCGCCACGCTGGCAGCCGTAGCGCTCTCACTGGGGATTCCGACGGTCATCGCGTTCACCCGGGCCCGCGTGCTCACGCCTGCGCTGCTCTCGGTGCCGCTGCTCATCTCCACTTTTTATCTGGGCCAACCCGAAGGCAACGAGCTGCACGCCGAGCGCAGCTTCTTTGCCGCCAATCAGGTCGTCAAAACACCCGACGGCGGCTACCACAAGCTCTACAACGGCACGACCCTGCACGGGGTGCAGGCCCAGGACGACGAGTTTCGTCTGGTCCCCCTCTCCTACTACTACCTCACCGGTCCGCTGGGGCAGCTCTTTGAGGTGTTGAGCAAACGCCCCGAACGTCACCCCTTTGCCGTGGTGGGGCTGGGCACGGGGGCCATCGCCGCCTACACCCACCGCGGCCAGGAGGCCGACTTCTTCGAGATCGACCAGGCCATCGCCCGCATCGCCCGCGACCCGCGCTACTTTACCTACCTGGAGGATTGCCCCGGGGAGTGCGAGGTGATTCTGGGTGACGGGCGCCTACAGCTCGCGCAGATGCCCGACGAGCGCTACGAGCTCATCGTGCTCGATGCCTACAGCTCCACCGCCATCCCGGTGCACCTGCTGACGCTGGAGGCCGTCGAGATGTACCTCAAGAAGCTTACGCCCGACGGAATCCTGGCCTTCCATATCTCCAACCGCCACCTGGATCTTCAGCCCCCGCTGACCCGCATCGCCGGAGAGCTCGGGCTTGTGGTGCGCGGACGCGATCACTGGGTCGATGCCAATGACCCCGTCTACAACCTCTACGTCGACGGCTCGGACTGGGTGATGATGGCCAAAAACGAAGAGGCTTTTGGCGCCATTATCGACCACCCCTCCTGGCATGAATACAAGCCCGAGCCCCGGTTGCGCGTGTGGACCGACGACTACGCCAACATCTTCGACGCCTACATCCTCGACTTCTAA
- a CDS encoding choice-of-anchor D domain-containing protein, whose protein sequence is MNRIQSLVAMALMSLVIGACGGNDFSSDAVPELTIDLTEAQILLDAVGPSDNTQTIATPITLRNSSEGDLRVTKIEWVARPERLQGYFNGPISEANEGTSCSADADCGTGGVCLRSQICRDAGFKPMPIEVGNREDLNFLLLRGDTVTCPTPGADVPAAIQDSYCGELRIETNASNNAGIVEDGAATIYFITSGGSGEMALQPGLIQFTNATAGVSQSAQFTIENRAGSPLYIERGDFGENAQVFEITPSVFGREIAGNSTETFTLTYAPSVEAELDFSTTLEFASSSVTSSSSAITIEVTQGVGDAPLIEVDPLQLSFADASSKTLTVRNYGGATLALSQMRIVPSEAAAFYRIMVDEVNLLEEYTTQRIPRMSDDVPSELELTVEYDATAEGSSVGTLEIRHNDSGSGNITNVSLLGDATEVAVGDLYPQTLALRSDGPAVEREVAIYNNGNDDLVITGVNPQAVGTTTNLDLFRFEGFEATVPPGGVHTAKVFFDGEDQFNHGVTAAIESNHAGQAQSMTLLINAQVISASPMDLSVEPSFSNEAVVGQSTTLTLRDAADAALLNNARWYILERPEGSTLLTRGFGESLTFEPDAAGTYRFGVLANDSTNREEQVVFEFEAVN, encoded by the coding sequence ATGAATCGCATTCAATCGCTAGTTGCCATGGCTCTGATGAGCCTCGTTATCGGCGCGTGTGGGGGCAATGATTTTAGCTCCGACGCTGTGCCCGAGCTGACCATTGACCTGACCGAAGCCCAGATCCTGCTCGACGCGGTCGGACCTTCGGATAACACCCAGACCATCGCCACGCCGATCACGCTTCGCAACTCCAGCGAGGGCGATCTTCGGGTGACCAAGATCGAGTGGGTCGCGCGCCCCGAGCGCCTGCAAGGCTACTTCAATGGCCCCATCAGTGAGGCCAATGAGGGGACCTCGTGCAGCGCCGACGCCGACTGCGGCACCGGCGGCGTCTGCCTTCGCAGCCAGATCTGCCGCGACGCGGGCTTCAAGCCCATGCCCATTGAGGTTGGCAATCGCGAAGATCTGAACTTCCTGCTGCTGCGCGGCGACACCGTCACCTGCCCGACCCCGGGCGCCGATGTGCCCGCCGCAATCCAGGATAGCTACTGCGGCGAGCTGCGCATTGAGACCAACGCGTCGAATAACGCCGGCATCGTCGAAGATGGTGCGGCCACCATTTACTTCATCACCTCCGGCGGCAGCGGTGAGATGGCGCTGCAGCCCGGGCTGATCCAGTTCACCAACGCCACCGCCGGCGTCTCGCAGAGCGCGCAGTTCACCATCGAGAACCGCGCCGGCTCGCCGCTCTACATTGAGCGCGGCGACTTCGGTGAGAACGCGCAGGTCTTCGAGATCACGCCTTCGGTCTTCGGACGCGAGATCGCTGGCAACAGCACCGAGACCTTCACGCTGACCTACGCCCCCTCGGTGGAGGCGGAGCTGGACTTCTCAACCACGTTGGAGTTCGCCAGCAGCTCGGTGACGAGCTCCTCCTCGGCGATCACCATTGAGGTGACCCAGGGCGTAGGCGATGCACCGCTGATCGAGGTTGATCCGCTGCAGCTCTCCTTCGCCGACGCGAGCTCGAAGACGCTGACGGTGCGTAACTACGGTGGCGCCACCCTGGCGTTGAGCCAGATGCGCATCGTTCCCAGCGAGGCCGCGGCCTTCTACCGCATCATGGTCGACGAGGTGAACCTGCTCGAAGAGTACACCACCCAGCGCATCCCGCGCATGAGCGACGATGTGCCCAGCGAGCTTGAGCTGACCGTGGAGTACGACGCCACCGCCGAAGGTTCTTCAGTCGGCACGCTGGAGATTCGCCATAATGACTCGGGCTCCGGCAATATCACCAACGTCTCGCTTCTGGGCGACGCCACCGAGGTTGCCGTCGGCGATCTCTACCCGCAGACCTTAGCGCTGCGCTCGGACGGCCCGGCCGTGGAGCGTGAGGTTGCCATCTACAACAACGGCAACGACGACCTGGTGATCACCGGCGTGAATCCGCAAGCGGTGGGAACCACCACCAATCTCGACCTCTTCCGCTTTGAAGGCTTTGAGGCCACGGTGCCTCCCGGTGGCGTGCATACCGCCAAAGTCTTCTTCGACGGGGAAGATCAGTTCAATCACGGCGTTACTGCTGCGATCGAGTCCAACCACGCCGGCCAGGCGCAGTCGATGACCCTGCTTATCAACGCCCAGGTCATCAGCGCCTCGCCGATGGACCTGAGCGTGGAGCCCTCCTTCTCCAATGAGGCGGTGGTGGGGCAGTCGACCACCCTGACGCTTCGTGACGCCGCCGATGCTGCGCTGCTCAACAACGCTCGCTGGTACATCCTGGAGCGCCCTGAGGGCAGCACGCTTCTGACGCGCGGCTTTGGTGAGAGCCTCACCTTTGAGCCCGACGCCGCCGGCACCTACCGCTTCGGCGTTCTGGCCAACGACTCGACCAACCGCGAAGAGCAGGTGGTCTTTGAGTTTGAAGCCGTCAACTAA